Part of the Etheostoma cragini isolate CJK2018 unplaced genomic scaffold, CSU_Ecrag_1.0 ScbMSFa_11, whole genome shotgun sequence genome is shown below.
tgggtgaattaagagttcaTTCCAACCAGACCTAAAAGTAAACACTAAAagtgtgattatttacatggagtctggtggagatatgctgctctaaacaTGCTAAaattagtgattatttacatggagtctggtgggtgtgtTGATGAGAATTTGTGAACAGTTTTTTGGTTTAACAAAGGAAtttaaaaggtctatctctgtagggatcctttccataatgttctttaaaaacatcTCTAACTTGTGCAGCATGAATAATGCCAACTGAAGCTTTGAaggtttaatttattaatttccctttttgtttttctgaactTGTGCTCTGACTGATGATGACAGTAATCAGGAAAGGAAAGGATGTAAAACCTTTTTCCTTTAAATCTGCTTCTATTTTTACTGGCTGTTGTCTCTAGCTACTCTACAGCGTTTCACATTGTGACAGAGCTGCACTGCTACTCTGGTCGGACTGAAGGGAACGACCAAAGGAAAAGGCTAAAAAGCTCtacttaaaaacatcttttctcttcatctctgtACGAGACGAGAAGGCATCTGCAGCAAATGTCTATTAAAGGTACAAGCCGTGCTTAAAGGGACAGTAGCAGTCCATGCTCGGAAGACATCCGCCAACGTCTCTTTTAACTTTGTCTCAGACTTTGAGGCAGTATCCGCAGCTCATTGTCCCGAGGTCACCagtctctgtctccgtctctgtctccgtctctgtcCGTCTATGTGAGTCCCTTCACAGTGCGTTGCCTCATGGCTGTGGGGCTTGCAGGGCGAGACCCGGGCAAGCTGCAGTGTCTGGACTTTTGGTTAAAGTTGCAAGATACATTTTGGAACTCTAAAGGGTCAGTGGTTTGCTCAGGGCAGGTGCAGGGGGCGTGGTTTGCTCAGGGCTGGTGCTGGGGGCGTGGTTTGCTCAGGGCTGGTGCTGGGGGCGTGGTTTGCTCAGGGCGGNNNNNNNNNNNNNNNNNNNNNNNNNNNNNNNNNNNNNNNNNNNNNNNNNNNNNNNNNNNNNNNNNNNNNNNNNNNNNNNNNNNNNNNNNNNNNNNNNNNNNNNNNNNNNNNNNNNNNNNNNNNNNNNNNNNNNNNNNNNNNNNNNNNNNNNNNNNNNNNNNNNNNNNNNNNNNNNNNNNNNNNNNNNNNNNNNNNNNNNNNNNNNtgcagggggggggggactccttaaagctgcattatatctgatcatCATTTAGTCACATGACctattttaaaagttatttttagaagCGGTAATCAGAAAAAATGCCAGCAACACCCTGTTGCTGGGGGCAGTGGGGGGGGGcagtctgtgtctctctgttgcTATGGCAGCATGATGGGAGTGTCTGAGAACATGGACATGATGGAGTCCGTCTCCCCCGCCCTCTTTGCCCGCTGCTCTGCTTCTAACAGTAACCCTGGACCCAAATGTCCCCCCGGCCCCGCCCTGATTTTGCCGTTCTGCTGCTCTTTGATTGGCTCCAGGAACACCACATGCTTGTTGGTACTGACCTTGCGTCCGGGGCCTTCAGTGGTTGCCGGCGGGGTCGGGGTGAGGATGGAGGATTGGGCGCTCCCGGCCCCGGCCTCGTTCCCCTGGCTCGCCGGGGCCGGGGCTTTGCGGCACGGCGGGCAGGGACACGGTGTCAGGTACAGGTACATGAGCACCAGCACCAGGCTCACCACGCAGCCGAGCAGGGTGGTGAACCCGGTGTTGAACGGCTCGTGGTGCTCGCCGTCGTGGTGCAGCAGCACCGTCACGTTGACCTCTCGCGTCTCGTTGCGTCGCTGATCCCGATCCAACGACATGCACCAGTAGATCCCGCCGTCCTCGGCACGGGCCGCTGCGATCGCCAAGCTGCCGTTGCCGTACATCTTCAGGGAGCCGTTGTTTCCCGGTGGCGCCACGTACTCCTGGTTCGGCGACACCCAGAGGAACGTCACGCGTTCTCCGACCAGACTCGTGAGGCAGTGCAGCAGCAGTCGCCTCCCGACCTTCACGGACACGCTGCCCTCCTGCGTCTTCAGCCCCGGACTCGTCCCGGTCAAGTTGCATTTCTCAAAGTAGCGTCCATGTTGGAAGAAGCGCACCGTCCCTCTCTGGATCCCGTACACCAGACAGGTGTACTCTTGTCGGAAGTCTGTCACAGAGGCAAAGCCTCGCCGTTCCCAGTGCCTGAAGAGTCCGTACATGGCGCACTCGCACAACAGCGAGTTGTTGTGAAGGTAGAGTCCTTGCTGCAGGGACAGGGGTAAGTTGGATATGTCCTCCAGGGGCAGCTTGGGCAGGCGGTTGGAGGACAGGTCGAGCATGGACAGGTGAGGGTGGCTGTGCTCctggaaggaaaagaaagggaagTCTGTGAGGCGGTTGTGACTGAGGTAGGCCTTCCGGAGGCTGCCCAGTCCCGCTAGAGCCCTGCTCTCCACGTGGGCTAAGCGGTTGTTGAACAGCAGCAGTTCCTCCAATCCTGGCATGTCGAGGAAAAAATGCCGCTCCAGGACACAGAGCTGATTGGACGACAGGTCCAGGTGTCGCAGCAGAGTCCCAGAGGTGTTTCGAAACGCCCCCGGGTGAATGGTAGTCAGCTGGTTGTGTGCTATACGTAGTGTCTCCAATCGAGAGAGTCCCTGAAAGCCGCCGGCGTCGAGCTGCGCGATGCGGTTGTGGCTGAGATCCAGAGTGACGACGGAGACGGGCATGTTCGCAGGGATGTGATCTAGACCGGCGGCCGTGCAGCTGAGGATGTCCGAGGCGCAGAGGCATCCGCCCGCCTGCGAGGAGCccggagacagacagatggcgGTCTGGAGCGGACGCAGCTGGAGACAGACTAACAGCACAACAACAGACCAGCGTGACCGAGATGCTGCGGGGACCTGGAACCCCACACCCGGCATGAAACCACCAACATGCAACATGGTGCCAGCTTATATCTCTGGTTCTAGACCCGTCTTATAGCTCTGGTTCTAGACCCAGTTTATATCTCTGGTTCTAGACGCGTCTTATAGCTCTGGTTCTAGACCCAGTTTATATCTCTGGTTCTAGACGCAGTTTATATATCTGGTTCTAGACCTGGCTTATAGCTCTGATTCTAGAGCTGGCTTATATCTCTGATTCTAGACCTGGCTTGGAGCTCTGGTTCTAGACCCAGTTTATATCTCTGGTTCTAGATCCGGCTTATATCTCTGGTTCTAGACCCGTCTTATATCTCTGGTTCTAGACCTGGCTTATATCTCTGGTTCTAGACCGGGCTTATATCTCTGGTTCTAGACCCGTCTTATATCTCTGGTTCTAGACCTGGCTCATATCTCTGGTTCAAGACCCGTCTTAGATCTCTGTTTCAGACCTGGCTTATATTTCTGGTTCTAAACCTGGCTTATATCTCTCGTTCTTGACCCGGTTTATATGTCTGGTTCTAGACCCGGATTATATCTCTGGTTCCAGACCTTATATCTCTGTTTCTTGACCTTATGTCTCTGGTTCTAGAAGTAGACCCGGCTTATGACTCTCTTACTCTTCGCTACGCAACTTTTCCATCCTTCATGATTTCATGGTTGATTAATGCTCGATGATAGATTGTGGATTACAGTTTCCTAAAGCCGAACCAGAGAGGGAAGAGGTCTGGCTGAAAATCTTATCTTGAGGAAATCTTAATTCCTATTTAGGGCTTCAACTATCGATTATTTTAACAGTGGATCAGAGTTTCCCTAAAAGCCCAAGAccatgtcctcaaatgtctcgttgtGTCCACAACTCCAAGATGTTAAGTTATTCTCTtggagaagaaactagaacgtCTGTCACATTTAACGAGCTGCAGCCGGAGAACAAAGTCAtggttttacataaaaaaaagactcaaactaATGAAGCAATCTCCAGATATCTGGCAGCTGTCTGAGTAGTTAACCCTCGCAGCTCTGCTGCCAGAGTCCTCTCATTGTGACGGAGTATACGGAGAGACTGACACCAGGTTTTTATCTGCTGTCCCCcttgcaggtgtgtgtttctgggtcAAAGATTTAAATGTCTCGTCATGTCAACACTCGGCTAACACACAAAGCTCATCTGCATTCAGCTACGTGGCACAACAACATCACCGCTCGCTGGTCTCTCTACGCCTCCAGCCCGCGCTCCGGCCCCCGCTTAATGGTAACCATCCGGGGGGGGGCCCAGCAGAAAGATAAGACCCTGGGTTGGAAGTCCAGGTCCAGGAGCCGGATGCTCCCTGCTCTGTGCTCAGCAGATGGAAGAAGAAATCAGTGTCAGAGTTTCAAAGATGATTATGATGTCTGAGTTTGTCGTCCATgtgtgagaagaagaagaagaagaaagagaagacgCAGGTGTTGAAATGTCCTCCCGTGTCCTGCGTCCTATCCCGTCCAGAGGAG
Proteins encoded:
- the LOC117939782 gene encoding amphoterin-induced protein 3-like codes for the protein MLHVGGFMPGVGFQVPAASRSRWSVVVLLVCLQLRPLQTAICLSPGSSQAGGCLCASDILSCTAAGLDHIPANMPVSVVTLDLSHNRIAQLDAGGFQGLSRLETLRIAHNQLTTIHPGAFRNTSGTLLRHLDLSSNQLCVLERHFFLDMPGLEELLLFNNRLAHVESRALAGLGSLRKAYLSHNRLTDFPFFSFQEHSHPHLSMLDLSSNRLPKLPLEDISNLPLSLQQGLYLHNNSLLCECAMYGLFRHWERRGFASVTDFRQEYTCLVYGIQRGTVRFFQHGRYFEKCNLTGTSPGLKTQEGSVSVKVGRRLLLHCLTSLVGERVTFLWVSPNQEYVAPPGNNGSLKMYGNGSLAIAAARAEDGGIYWCMSLDRDQRRNETREVNVTVLLHHDGEHHEPFNTGFTTLLGCVVSLVLVLMYLYLTPCPCPPCRKAPAPASQGNEAGAGSAQSSILTPTPPATTEGPGRKVSTNKHVVFLEPIKEQQNGKIRAGPGGHLGPGLLLEAEQRAKRAGETDSIMSMFSDTPIMLP